tctaaaatttattttattatcttaattcataaCTTATCTTTTAATAAACATAGCAAAAATAACACAGGTTTTTAACGAATTCATGTGACAAACAAAAACGaatacaaaagataaaaaacatattagtatttttaatgatatatatCATAGTCAAAGATGTATATATTAAGAACAAaccatttaaataaataaaatgagcAGGTTCcatgcatcgcacgggtaaaatcCTAGTTATACACAAACAAAAACTAACAAGTCTCTCAACACGAGGTTTTGCAACTCCAAGTGAGACTTCTCAATAATGCAAACACCAAAGGAAGAAACTTTGCTCCTAATCTAGCTAGATCGATGATCCGCAATAATATTACAGTTCTACGAATCCAATATATGCACTAGGTACCGTTCTATTCCCTATGAAGCCAATATTGGATTTCCATAAGCACAAGCATGAATCTTGTGCTCTCCTCATCCTCCAACAACGTCAAGAGTTCGCAATCGACCTCACACAAGACATTCTTGTAATCCTGATTTCACGCAATGGATAGACCATCTCTAAGCGCATGTGCCTCTACCAGCAATGAGTTTCCCCCCACTTAAAAAGTGGAATCATTCTAAAAAACgctaaaaatcataatttaacATATGTACAATAATGGAATTTTCTACGAATGTGAACTTTATAAATTTCCACTCCAAAACAATATATTTACACAATTCACAAGTCATGCCAGAAATcactaaaattgaaaatgaacgTGGTTGACAACAATCTCCACTCAAACTTTGCACACCATTAACTAATATCGACGAATATTTATTCACACAAACTACTTTACTAAAAGCCAAAAACATGGATAAATTAACTTAATTACATCATTGCCTTTAATTTGTTCTCTAGGTGTGTACTTCGATCTCCTAATTAGTTAATTAACTAGAAGTTTCAAGTATGAATTGTTTGAGGATTTGGATGACTTCTTCCGAAACTTCTGAGTACGAATCATGGGTGAAAAATCCATGCTCACTACCCTCAAACTCAATGTATTTGATGTCTTTTCCTAGTTCTTTTAACCTTGTTGCATAATCTGCTGCTCTATCCTTTAGCAATTCATTACCTCCAACTATCACCAAAATTGGCTCAAGATTTAGTTCTCCAAGATTTGGACTATCTGGTCCGAAAGGATTCGCCAATGGGTGGTCTCTGCTCACTCCAACTGGCATTGACAGCCTCCAAAATCTGCTTCAATTGAAAGAATCAGCATGATGATTGTAAAATAAAACATACCTGCATGGGTTTTTTTAGTACATGTATTTGAAAGAAAATTATGTTCAAGTCAGAAATACTGATCACATTATAATATGGCTTGCTCTTTTAACGAGTTTTTTTCATACACTAaacacacaataatttattttaccaaCAAGTGCGCTTGGCTTTTGCAAGTATACTTTTGTTGCATGGTTTGATGTTATGCATCAAATAAAActtgagaaattaaaaaaacataacttCTTATTGACCATTAAATTGCAATAtgtatttaaagaaaaatattatggTTTAAATACTCTaaaggtccctgaaattgtctgtTGTACGAAAATAAgcccctgaaattttttttcccgattccgaatccctgtaaaaaaaatttaatcagaataagtctcTACTCATGTTTCCAGTCCATGTGGCACAATTTTTACTGATTCATTTATTCCACatggcttttctattttttttaaatacacatggattaaaaaaataaaattaaacatttaaaattaaaattaaaattaaaaataatgtttaaatattttttgatgTAATTTTTAATGAAACTAGCATCAGTATTAATGTTTTAATAATATAATACTATAGGATTGTAAGCTTTTCTATTAATAGTATTATTTGTTGTAGATCCTTATCGTTTCATTCCTTTATTCTTTGATTGTTGATGTATACCATTACCTTTATCTCTTATGCTTAATCTTGATCAAAGTAATGAAATCTCCATTGAATATAAAGGCAAAAAAAAGTTTTCGACAATGACGTTTCTATGTTCTCCATATATAATTGAATGGACAAGTTTCTCTGATGTCGCCTATGGTGGCGCAGTGGCTCCACAAGGTGTGATCACATGAAGAAAATTAGTGCAATTGATGGTCGACTAGCCAAGTGTTATCACTAATCACTTCAATTTTGTGAGATTTTTTGCCTTTCGATCaaaccatcatcatcattgcCATTTTGATTTAACCTAATAGCTCACGTTTCAGTAACAATTATTCAATTCTTAATTCTTATAATTCATACTTCTTAATTTTTGTTTCATTCATTAAGAAAGGGATGGAAGTCAAAAATGTTAGCACCAAATTTATGTAATTGAGATTATTGAGTAGCCAAATTGTTATTAATTAACTTGATATGTTCTATTCATAGGATATCGCTATCCTATGCCATATGAGGCCAAAACTAAAACATGCGTAGTGAATTTAGTGTGTCCATTCAAGAGGAATATTCTTGAACCATGAGAGCGAATTCACACAACCAGTGGAAGTGTGGAACCACTTCACcgcaattattattattcattcAATTCCAAAATGAATATATATTACCCTTGATTTGAGGCTTTTTGTTGTCTTTTCCCTGGTCTTTTGCTTTGGGTGTTGGTTCTCGGTCTCTTTTGGGTTGGCTTTTGGgttttcttgctggttggtttGTTTTTTTAGGTTTCCTCTGGGTTTGGTGGCCTTTTGTTCTCTTTGAAGTTTGGTTGTTTGCTCTACCTccattatttatatatattatattttgctttcgaaaaaaaaaatattacccTTGAATTTTTCCGCAGTACTAATAAAGAAGGTTTTGTATCTATAATAAAGAATTGGCATGTAATTCATCTTTAACTAAGTAGTAGAAGGTTTGAATTCTAACTCTTTTGaatggaaacatgagttttgaTCAAATTACTACCATGTAGTGTATTGACTAAAAGACGATAAATTAGTTTCACAGCTACCTAATGTGAGAATACTTTAGTTaaggtaaaaaaattatttgcacCTAATGAGTATTTTATGTGCTTGATTAACATAAGTGTCGACGATGTATCTATAAAGGAAATCCAGGGTCAAGTGGGATCGTTGGTATGGTGATAAATAGTGAAAGGGCAATGCTAGGTTGCTTCTCCTGATCAGAACTGTTGGGCATATGAGACTGAGTTGAACAATATTGaatcaaatgtttttttttatagaactTCACTATACAAATGTACTAATTAAGAGCGACTCCGATCCAGGTTACCAGTTGGTTGGACAAATCAAAGTAAGTAAGTTTAGATATTAGAAAAGTGCTGAATTCTCTAAATCAAATTGATCCCTTCATTCAGAAATCAATTGTAAGGTGTGGAAAAATCAACTTTTGGGCAAACACTGTAATTTTAAGCTGGTTGTAGTTTCCTAATGAGAGGAATGTTCTCATTCTCTTCTTAATCTAATATTTTGTTTTTGCTGTTAAAAAATACATGAGTATGTTGTGTGCATGGATTGAATTGCATCATGTCAATggatataaaaaattgatatgatAATTTCTATATGGTGATGAAAAAGTGATCATATGCATAAATAGTTAAATTCGTTACCCTGATCAGTGATCACTCACCTGTCTAATAAATCCAGGTCCAACACTCGTTCAGGAGGACCTTCCTCGGACTTGGTTCGAACCTCGCCACCAAAAAACGGCGCCAACAAAACGTAACCACGTATCCGAACCGGGTCCAGCTCATGCGAACCGGGTCCGAACTGAACCGCTAGATGGTGCGCGATGTTCCCGCCAGACGAGTCACCCATGATGAACATGCGGTCAAAGTCAACGCCGCAGCGACTCAACCACTCATCCCCACCACCCTCCTTGAAGCTCAGCCCTAGCCTCTGTAGCCACCTCACGGCCTCCACGGCGTCGTCCACTGCCGCAGGAAGCCGGTGCTCCGGGGCAAGGCGGTAGTCCGGCGCAACCACCATGGCCTGGaggcccgaggcgaggcgcatGCAGCAGTTGTGAATGTGGGGCCACGTGCGCGAGCCAAAACAGAAGCCTCCACCGTGGAGAAACATAATCATAGGAAGTTTCATGTTCTTGTTGTGATTGCTGTTGTTGGTGTTTTGTGAAGAGGGTTTGTAGAGGCGGAGAGAGAGGTTGAATTTCTTGTCAAAGAGGCAGTCCTTGAAGGTGACAGAGTTGTCTTCGACGGCGGCGGCGTGGAATTTGATGTCGTTGGAACGGTGGACGGAGCCGTCGCTGAAGAGTTGGAGGAAGCCCATGCAGTCCTCTACTACGTGGGGAAGAGAATCCATTTTGGTTGTTATTGTGTGTTTTAGCAATTTGATATGTTGATTGTATTGTGTGGATTGGTGAGGTTCTCCAAGAGGGAGGGATCATATATATAATGCAAATCTACAATGCCTCTTGTGGTGGACGTGGGTGTGTTGTTATTAATTGTGGATTTTGATTGGAGGGTGATTTCAAGATAAGGTGTGTGGCATGTGTACACCAAGCTAttggtttattttatttatttattccttTTGGATTTTAGGGAGTTAATTAGGTTAGTCAAGCCATTTTCGTATGATATCTCAAATGGTAAAAGCGGACATGAGTTGGGGAGAGAAAAGTTCAGATATCAATCTTTTGAGagtgtaatttatatttatgataTACCAAAACAAGTTAGTCAAGTTGCCCCGTAATTGTTCAAGTAATGCATGATTGATTAATTTATCCTAACAAGATTTTATATGTTCGAGTATTATGTATGAAAAAGACTTTTAGAATGTGATTGTTCCTATATAACTTGTTAGATCCTAGAGTTATATTTACGACTGGCGATCAAATATATAGATATAAAATTTCATAATAAAAATGTCAGCTAGGTTGACATCCattgagtatatatatatactagtattttttacccgtgtgATGCACGAggaatattcatttttatttttcgtgtgtaattttttaaaaaattatgttaattttattttgtttgttcaaataattataaaatgactatcaagtgtgagtaagtctaACATAGAAAGTAAATGACAATTTTGAGCTGTTTATAAGTAAGATGATTCATACACCTAATATtgtaaggttttgggtgaaagatgaggTGTTCAACACACTTGTGTTTGCTGTTTACCACAATGTGATGATCCCTCATAattttaaacatattttttgcCCTAACGCCACCATGATATTAATGTTGTCAGCTCAAACAATATTGTGTCCCAATAAGGGTATTTGAAATCAACGAAAAAACATATGAATATTAAGTAGAGTAATGTCTCATTTACCATCTGAATatttgaatgaattttattgtCAAAATGAACCTCATAAATGTAGTAGAAATTAATTtctaaaaagaagaagaagaaattgggTCATTTATAAGCCATGAGGAAAATAGGGTAGGATATGAGTTACAAACCTTAATTGACGATAAAGCAAATAAAGTAGGAGATAAGTTACAAAGATAACTCTTTTATTAGATATTTATGACATAATCATGATACTGTTTTGATCACAGTAATTAAATTGAGGTGATTTACAATATAAAATGAtcttatttttcatgttttttatgtctttcatttaataattaatcCACTTAACGTTTGAAAATGTGAAGTATTTTTTACAATATGGGATACATTTAAGGAAAGAAACCGAGTCCCtaataatagctcaagtggtaagagccgGGGGGGGATATGGGTAGGGGAGGAGAAGGTCTAAAGTTCGATCCgagagggtgtaatttatcttttcgatgtaccaaaaagaaaggaaagaatcTGAATAGAAAAGATTGGtgaacataaaaataatataatccACTATTGGACACCTACATACATTTATGATGGTTTTAGAACGCCGAAAAGTGTATAAAAGGttcagaatccaaacaaaacaaaagcatacaataattgaaaaaaaaaatcatagtgAAACGCATACAAATCATTGAAGCAACAAATCTATGAATTCATATAAGAAGATTggcactttcaaaaaaaaaaaaaaatataagaagaTTGGCAAAAAAAGTACGGACAAAGAGGTATTTATACCTATACTTTAAGCTTTACAGAAGATTGAAGGTTTAAAAAACTGAAGAATATTGAAGGTCTCTTCAAAGGTTCTTAAGACCCCTATGTGAATGCATTGATTTTTACAATTAAGTTTAGTGAATACATTTGGGAATGCAAAAGGACAATGAGATTGATATGAAACAGACGGTTGTGATTGAATATGTGAAAATAATTTgcatttttaccaaaataatTATAGTCAAATCTTCGGTGTAGTGTAATAAAttgttaaatttttattttacccTCAAGGTTGTGAAAACTTCTTCTTTATTATATCTAAAGAATGACCaaaattcattaaaatttcaatttgGATATAAGATTAGTTAACGGgtcaaaaattatttaatttattaatgtaTCAAAACTATTTTGTAGATAAGTTTTTGACCCGTACCTTCTTGTATATAgcatgaaattttttaaaatttatattatttttttatgattattaAAATAGAGTTTCTAAATTAactgaataaaattaattttacttaagtattagaaaatataaatttgaaagtTTGTTAGTTTTGTGAATGCGTTTGACTTTTTTAAGAACCGTAATAATTATATTTCTTTGTGGGTGTTTTctgaatatttaattatttaatttagtttttatttaaagatttaacAATATCTTTTTTGTTGTGCAATGTCCTAATAAAACTTAACAACCTTCATGAGTTTTAGAATGGAAAAATCGAATGAACACTACATGTTCTCCAAAAGTcgtcaaatttaaatttatcatAAAGGTAGGAGAAACCTAGTTACAATCTAAATATTTAGCAAATcttcccaaaatcaattccccaaatgggaattaaaaaaaataagaatactTGGAACTATTCTCAGAAACTGAACCCTTGTCTCTTGTTGTTTTTCCTTCCAAAATGCCAGTGGGGTGCAGAGgaaagaagtccaacgtttCTTGGTTACTACagtagatgttatgaaatgaGATTCTCTGTTGCAGCCATAATATACCATTTGGCCATTATAGACACTTGACATGGGTACAACCCTCTTAGAATGACTTCTACAACCTACGTGTAGAAGCACCACCGTGTCCGAGGCATACAATATGTGTCATAGAGGGTTGGGGGATAAACTTTCATGGAATTCTATGTTTTTTTAACAGAATGAACAAACAAACCAAAAGAACTCATTATGATTTTCTGTGGGCGAATAAATAAAGTAAATGATCAATGAAAACAATAACACATGTACAAAAAAAACATCCATTCAAGAGCTATAGAAAgatatcaaaagaaaaataaaaagatcaaccttataatttttcaattgaGCAAAGAGAAGTGCATGCTTTCATTAATGCCAATCTTCCTTGGGTTTTGAAATAGAACTTGGAAGATTGGACTGATCAAAAtaactaatttaaaaaaaaatcattctgaTATTGAATGATTGTATCAGTCTAAAATAATGAGAATAGACACATTCAAAACTGGAACTTATGAGCTAATAGATTAAAACAAAAACAGATTATTATGTCTTCTTCTAATATGGAATTGAATCAAACTGAAAGAACTAATGACGTgatattatttttaacaaaaactaattaaaagagtatctttcatcttcatcatccttTTTTGGCACATATTTGCTTcgtttataaattttaaaaaatactatATCATGGAATTCTAAATAAGGTAAATTTTTATAGCAACATAAggagttattattattattagttattattattattattattattattattattattctacttttaataattcattttttaattaaattaaatatacttGAACAAATATGTTAGTTTGTGAAAGTAACTTTTTTTTGTGGTAATATAAATATCGatataaattttatgaaaaatgcattaaaataaattaacataAGTGCATCACCTGATGAGCTATTATAGTcgacatcttcttcttcattagaTAAAATATAACGGTGGTCGAAATTTTGTGAAGCTGCTTAGCAATTTATAAGAGgagtttattaaaaatatactataatttaaatttttatgttGGTGGAAAGTCAAGACACTTGAAGAATTAATATCCTTACCAAGATCTAAAAGATGCATGAAATGTttcccctttttttttaaacaatgcAATTGAGTTTCATCTTCGCCGATATCATTTTGAGTTAGACCACCTATtgaattttttgattaaaatagtGTGGTATGGTTTTAGTCAAaagttttttattaataaatatatagtaacaataataaaaaacctaaattaaattaaatggtaGATACTTACTTTTTATATCATTGACATGGATTCTCTGAACCTGTAAATTTCGGCTTCGTGCTGAGGCCTTTACACGGGAGATGCGTATTGTTGTGCTTTGATCTGCTGCATTGTTTTGTTCATATATTTCCAGTTAAAATAACTTTTTGAGAATATATAAAATCAATTTATATAATCAAACACCGACACAAAAtaactggaaaaaaaaattgtttttttgttttggaaacATACCATTAGAAATGTAAGGTTGTTGAATGCTTGCAGAAGTTCCTTCGCCATTGACATGGTTTCTCTAAACTGGTGAATTTCTGTTTTGACAACCCTTTACATGGGAGATTCACAATGTTGTGTTTTGTAGTGGTATACAAATATTtacattgaaaagatttttTGGAGTATTTATCAAAGCAATTTAGCTAACAAAACACAGGAAAATATAACTCAAATAAAAGTTGTTTTACGATTAGAAATGTTAGATTGTTAAAGTCTCACAGAAGTTCTTTGGCTCGATTGATTTGATTCTATGTTAGAAGTAGGAATTATATGAAAATGGTGGACTTATGAAAGTTAAACTTCTAGAAAAAATTggataagaaaaaaagaaagaattaaaaaattgatatgtATGAAACTTACTTGTGTCGTTGGTCGAAGATCCATAGTTTCATGAATTATGCTTGCGAGCTTTATCTTTCAGCCTCATTCGGAGGGCGATAAACAATGATTCTTTTGCAAACCAAGTTATCTATTTATGAGACTGAGGCATATGCAACAATGCTAAAGGGTGAAAAGTCGCTTCAAAGATAAAGATGTTTGAGTGGAAAATTGTGTGTTGAGATGAAGACATTTTTGCTATTTATATAGTATGTAAATGAGAATGAAGTTATAGAAGTGGAATGGTTTTTTCTCTtggatttaattatttatttttgtgtcaTGATTAGATACTTTGATGTAGGATTTTAAACCAATTTTAAAGGTTACAAATTTTTTAACTTCTTCTAAATTAATCTTTTAATTTATATGTAACTTCTAAACTGCATTAATATTGTTGTAACACTTTTTGTGCTTATAAAATTATGTAGCCTATATACACATTTAAGACATTTTTTTCTATGTAATAATAGAAAGCATATGAGAATATGATTGTGGAATATGAATGATTGTTGTAACATCATTAGGTAATTTAAAGTGTGaagttaaatataaattaatatcGTAAATATATGTAACTCCTAAATTGCcttaatttttttggtaaatcatTATTAGGCACTTTGGTAAATCAAAAGCTTGTGAATCAAAGGCTGAGATTTGAtccaagtgaaataaaatgcatttttactaaaatatccaTGGTCAAGCTTCATAGTCTTTGAAACTATTTGTTGATTGACAGATTTACCTCCAAGACCGCAAAAACTCTCCATTTATATAGACATGGATTCTCTGAACCTGTAAATTTCGGCTTCGTACTGAGGCATTTACATGGGAGATGCGTATTGTTGTGCTTTGATCTACTGCATTGTTTTGTTCATATATTTTcagttaaaataattttttgggaATATATAAAACCAATTTATATAATCAAACACCGACACAAAATAActggaaatatttttttttgttttggaaacATACCATTAGAAATGTTAGGTTGTTGAATGCTTGCAGAAGTTCCTTCGCCATTGACATGGTTTCTCTAAACCGGTGAATTTCTGTTTCGTGCCAAACCCTTTACATGGGAGATTCACAATGTTGTGTTTTGTAGTGGTATACAAATATTtacattgaaaagatttttTGGAGTATTTATTAAAGCAATTTAGCTAACAAAACACAGGAAAATATAACTCAAATAAAAGTTGTTCTACGATTAGAAATGTTAGATTGTTGAAGTCTCGCAGAAGTTCCTTGGCTCGATTGATTGATTCTATGTTAGAAGTAGGAATTATATGAAAAGGGTGGATTTATGAATGTTAAACTTATAGAAAAAATTggataagaaaaaagaaagaattaaaaaattgatatgtAAGAAACTTACTTGTGTCGTTGGTCGAAGATCCATAATTTCATGAATTATGCTTGCGAGTTTTATCTTTCAGCCTCATTCGGAGGGCGATAAACAATGGTTCTTTTACAAACCAAGTTATCTATTTCTGAGACTGAGGCATATGCAACAATGCTAAAGGGTGAGAAGTCGCTTCAAAGATAAAGATGTTTGAGTGAAAAATTGTGTGTTGAGATGAAGAcatttttgttatttatataaTATGTAAATGAGAATGGAGTTATATAAGTGAAATGGTTTTTTCTCTtggatttaattatttattttcgtgTCATGATTAGATACTTTGATGTAGGATTTTAAACCAATTTTAAAGGTTACAAATTTTTTAACTTCTTCTAAATTAATCTCTTAATTTATATGTAACTTCTAAACTGCATTAATATTGTTGTAACACTTTTTGTGCTTATAAATATATGTAACCTATATACACATTtaagacatttttttttctatgtaaTAATAGAAAGCATATGAGAATATGATTGTGGAATATGAATGGTTGTTGTAACATCATTAGGTAATTTAAAGTGTGATGTTAAAAGTTTGTATTTTTTAACTTCTTATAAATTAATATCGTAAATGTATGTAACTCCTAAATTGCcttaatttttttggtaaatcatTATTAGGCACTTTGGTAAATCAAAAGCTTGTGAATCAAAGGCTGAGATTCAATCCTagtgaaataaaatgcatttttactaaaatatccaTGGTCATGCTTCATAGTCTTTGAAACTATTTGTTGATTGACAGATTTACCTCCAAGACCGCAAAAACTCTCcatttatatagtttatagatagatagatagatagatagatagggtgagaaaggaaaataagagagaagtattgaatgtgatatatgatttaataattaaaaagtgagaaataaagataaattttatgattatatatatacaataaagATGCGGTGATTAGGaggattttttttacattagaaaaataaattacagtTTTTCAGGATTAATCCCTCACCCTCCCTTTTCCGGGAGGTTTAAGAAATTAGTCGAGAAAATTGTTTTGTATGCATTATAGTAGATTAATATGATATGACTCATGAGCTTAGTATAGTAAGTGTTTGAGATGTCATTAGTAATGTGTTAGGTACTCTTACAAGATTTGGGTTCCGGGCCAAAGTACGATCCGTACCAGAGTACGTTTTTAAAAGATAATGTGTAAGTCATCTCAACCGTCGATTAAGAAATCATGAGTGTGATTACAATATTCTTGCACatgtaaaattaattatgatattCTTTAAATCTCAACAATTGATTATTCAATCAACGATCATGATAACACTTTACCATGATGGTTTGCTTTACCTGGTAAAGTGATTAATTACTCATTTTAGATTAGTCAAATTCGTCAAACATTTTATTTCAAGGGATCTCAAAATATTATTGAGAATGTGAGGTTTGGAATGCAACACTCACAGGTTTGATAAaagctttaaaaaaattattctcaaATAGGATGGACTGACAAACATGTAACTTACCTATGATTTCTATAAATCTTAATCTCATGTCAAAGAAAGAGAATCTTAACATTTCTATAAGGATGACAATTGTTTGCCACTAACACCCCTTGCGCCACACATTtgctatttttaattaaataattttaaaaaacatgATGAGAATAGTATATGCCAACCAAAAATATTATTCATTTACTCAAAGAAAAAGTCCAAAGTCATTCCTGGTTATAAGACTCATGAGAAACATTATTGCTAGGAATATTATTCTAAAACTTGAAATAAACTCCCCAATgagttttttaatttaaacCTGATGGACTAATACATCAATATTTTCAcacaattttattatttttaacaaaaaataatacattgTTTAAATTATATAACAAATTTAATAGTTTACATTGTGTGTGCATCTTGGGATCAAATCCCCTCATGTTTAAACTCTCTCTTATTTCTTTAGGTTGACATTTTATATCTATCTTTCTCCTCGCATGTAATAGATAAATATAGAAATTATCATGTGAAGTGGGAGAATCTTATTCCGCATCTTGGAGACCTTGCCTCCTTGTAAACTAGGAGAATTATAAATGACATGTGTATACCGTGTGTAATGTGTTTGACTTTGACCCAAAATAAATAACGTGTGTAATGCGTTAAATACGTGTTAAAtaaacagaaaataaataagaattgGCAAAGGAAAAACAAGACAGTAATTCATCGTTGTTATTGTTCTACTAGATCAGATAAACATAACCACTAATAGAAAGTTACAGAAAATAGTTAAGGTACATACCATCTCAAACACACACATAAATTTGCTCCGAAAAATTGGCAAAGGAAAAACAAGGTAGTAATTCATCGTTGTTATTGTTCTACTAGAATAGAGGAACATAACCACAAATAGAAAGTTACACCCAATAGTTAAGGTAGATGTCATCTCAAACAGACACATAAATTTGCTTCAAAACGTGGTTTGTTTTTGACATCGTACAACAAACAAGACAACAATAAAC
This is a stretch of genomic DNA from Lotus japonicus ecotype B-129 chromosome 1, LjGifu_v1.2. It encodes these proteins:
- the LOC130730852 gene encoding probable carboxylesterase 15, with the translated sequence MDSLPHVVEDCMGFLQLFSDGSVHRSNDIKFHAAAVEDNSVTFKDCLFDKKFNLSLRLYKPSSQNTNNSNHNKNMKLPMIMFLHGGGFCFGSRTWPHIHNCCMRLASGLQAMVVAPDYRLAPEHRLPAAVDDAVEAVRWLQRLGLSFKEGGGDEWLSRCGVDFDRMFIMGDSSGGNIAHHLAVQFGPGSHELDPVRIRGYVLLAPFFGGEVRTKSEEGPPERVLDLDLLDRFWRLSMPVGVSRDHPLANPFGPDSPNLGELNLEPILVIVGGNELLKDRAADYATRLKELGKDIKYIEFEGSEHGFFTHDSYSEVSEEVIQILKQFILETSS